From a single Pseudoalteromonas nigrifaciens genomic region:
- a CDS encoding LysR family transcriptional regulator, whose translation MANAHELTLFSLVVDAQSFNKAAEVAGISTPALSKKISRLEKDLGVQLLYRTTRKLSLTEAGSSLYQHAKSIELQLNDALNSVSAYRGAISGSIKMTVPTISGELLLAQVVGQFCEKYPNVNVDMRLENDFIDLVDKRIDLAIRTGVLADSSLIAKPIIKSRWVVCCAPNYIEKFGEPSNLDDLSRHNCLAYTYQNKGAREWRFTHQGEEVSIAIKGNFSANTAQALRQNALSGYGIVYVPRCCVYEHLLTGELVAILPEYQPRELGVYAVYPYTRHQPEKIKLLIEYITNAYSELSDYF comes from the coding sequence ATGGCTAATGCCCATGAACTGACGTTATTTTCATTAGTAGTTGACGCACAATCATTTAATAAAGCAGCAGAGGTTGCGGGGATATCGACCCCGGCTCTTTCTAAAAAAATCAGTAGGCTAGAAAAGGATTTAGGTGTGCAGCTATTATATCGAACTACCCGCAAACTAAGCTTAACCGAAGCGGGCAGCTCGCTGTATCAACATGCAAAGTCAATAGAATTACAATTAAATGACGCATTAAATAGTGTTAGTGCCTACCGTGGAGCAATTAGTGGTTCGATTAAAATGACCGTACCGACCATTTCAGGGGAGCTACTGTTAGCGCAAGTAGTGGGCCAATTTTGTGAAAAGTACCCTAATGTGAATGTTGATATGCGGCTAGAGAATGACTTTATTGACTTGGTTGATAAACGCATTGATTTAGCGATTAGAACCGGCGTATTAGCAGATTCAAGTTTAATTGCAAAGCCTATTATTAAATCGCGTTGGGTGGTGTGTTGTGCGCCTAATTATATCGAAAAATTTGGCGAACCAAGCAACTTAGACGATCTAAGTCGACATAACTGTTTAGCCTATACCTATCAAAATAAAGGTGCTCGCGAATGGCGTTTTACTCACCAAGGTGAGGAGGTTAGTATTGCCATTAAAGGAAACTTTTCGGCTAATACCGCACAAGCACTTAGGCAAAATGCGCTATCGGGTTATGGCATTGTCTATGTACCACGTTGTTGTGTGTATGAGCATTTGCTAACTGGCGAACTGGTGGCTATTTTACCTGAGTATCAACCTCGTGAACTAGGGGTATATGCTGTGTATCCGTATACGCGCCATCAGCCAGAAAAAATTAAACTGCTGATCGAGTATATTACTAATGCCTACAGTGAACTTAGCGATTACTTTTAA
- a CDS encoding AEC family transporter gives MSIFSIIFPLVFIVTAGFISTKSQFLEQQHITGISKFTFYISIPAFLFLNMAQANLHNSVSLNGFLSFYIAVVGVFIIGALIDRFLITKHSDYQRHSVFALGSSYSNTVLVGLPIIIAAIGREMIGIVFMIITFHSALLFTLTFLVSAKSEKSAFSWQQFAKNMLLNPVVLSISLGLLANVLGLTLPLDIINGLNLLSQPAIGCALFVLGANLAFYKISQNWQPALIATLLKLVLLPCLVLLLGRFVFMLEAQLLNVLILLSASPLGVNAYLIANQIKQHQATLASTVVMSTVLSGISFSIWLCLLL, from the coding sequence GTGTCTATTTTTTCAATTATATTTCCGCTGGTATTTATTGTTACTGCTGGTTTTATTAGCACTAAGTCACAATTTTTAGAACAACAACATATAACTGGTATTAGTAAATTTACCTTTTATATTAGTATTCCCGCTTTTTTATTTTTAAATATGGCGCAAGCTAACTTACACAATAGTGTGAGCTTAAATGGCTTTTTAAGTTTTTATATTGCGGTTGTGGGTGTTTTTATAATTGGCGCTTTAATAGACCGATTTTTAATTACTAAGCACAGTGATTATCAACGCCATAGCGTATTTGCTCTTGGCAGTAGCTATTCAAATACCGTACTGGTTGGCTTACCAATAATTATTGCAGCAATTGGCCGTGAAATGATTGGTATAGTATTTATGATTATCACTTTTCATAGTGCATTGTTATTTACTCTCACCTTTTTAGTGAGTGCAAAAAGCGAAAAAAGTGCGTTTTCGTGGCAACAATTTGCCAAAAACATGCTGTTAAACCCTGTGGTACTTAGCATTAGCCTAGGGTTATTGGCTAATGTTTTAGGCCTTACATTGCCACTGGATATTATTAATGGCTTAAATTTACTCTCACAACCCGCTATTGGCTGCGCACTATTTGTGTTGGGAGCTAATTTAGCATTTTATAAAATAAGCCAAAACTGGCAACCCGCGCTAATCGCCACATTATTAAAGCTAGTATTACTGCCCTGCTTAGTATTATTGTTAGGCCGATTTGTGTTTATGCTAGAGGCGCAACTACTCAACGTACTTATATTATTAAGTGCATCGCCTTTAGGTGTTAATGCCTACCTTATTGCTAATCAAATAAAACAGCACCAAGCAACGCTTGCCAGCACTGTGGTTATGTCGACCGTTTTAAGTGGTATAAGCTTTAGCATTTGGTTGTGTCTTTTATTGTAG
- the smrB gene encoding endonuclease SmrB → MKKDPYSNSPISNDDIDMFRQSISGARVFKQDTHRFTNKPKVSQAKQFAQQKKQQQSEFFFSDEYIPDIDTNGTVNYVQDGQDRFLAKQLRRGDFVPDLTLDLHGLNKESAKDELAGLIHECKKKHYYCACIIHGIGGHILRHKVPQYLVQHPDVIAMHQAPLEYGGKGAVLILINLPQSDEFRR, encoded by the coding sequence ATGAAAAAAGATCCTTATTCAAACAGCCCAATTAGCAATGATGACATTGACATGTTTCGTCAAAGCATCAGTGGTGCGCGCGTTTTTAAACAAGACACTCACCGCTTTACTAATAAGCCTAAAGTGTCACAAGCAAAGCAGTTTGCCCAGCAAAAAAAGCAACAACAGTCAGAATTCTTCTTTTCGGATGAATATATACCTGATATTGATACCAATGGTACGGTTAATTATGTACAAGATGGCCAAGACCGCTTTTTAGCTAAGCAACTTCGCCGTGGTGACTTTGTTCCAGATTTAACCCTAGATTTGCATGGCTTAAATAAAGAGTCTGCAAAGGATGAACTAGCTGGTTTGATCCACGAATGCAAAAAGAAACATTACTACTGTGCATGCATAATTCATGGTATTGGTGGGCATATACTCAGGCACAAAGTACCGCAGTATTTAGTACAACACCCAGACGTAATTGCAATGCACCAAGCACCGCTTGAATATGGTGGTAAAGGCGCTGTACTTATTTTAATTAATTTACCGCAAAGTGATGAGTTTAGGCGTTAA
- the prmB gene encoding 50S ribosomal protein L3 N(5)-glutamine methyltransferase — translation MSELQIEEATLEEAVAELSTLHDWLRWTTSQFASSGIFFGHGTDNAWDEAVNLLLPALSLPIDAPKELMHARLTSTEKNSLAGLIAERINDFTPVPYLTNIAWFANMPFYVDERVLIPRSPFAELINNRFTPWLEEPESVKRILDLCTGSGCIAIALAQAFENAQVDAVDISYEALEVADINITDYQLSERVLPIQSDVFSGVPGQTYDLIIANPPYVDAEDMADLPREFHHEPELGLASGHDGLDVTRTILSEASKHLTANGLLFVEVGNSMVHMDALYPGAPFEWVEFEQGGLGVFVISKQQLDTYFADK, via the coding sequence ATGAGTGAATTACAAATAGAAGAAGCAACGCTAGAAGAAGCTGTAGCAGAACTTTCAACCTTACACGACTGGTTACGTTGGACTACAAGCCAATTTGCTAGCAGTGGTATTTTTTTTGGTCACGGTACTGATAATGCGTGGGACGAAGCGGTAAATTTATTATTACCCGCATTAAGCTTACCAATAGATGCGCCGAAAGAATTAATGCATGCGCGTTTAACGAGTACAGAAAAAAATAGCTTAGCGGGCTTAATTGCTGAGCGTATTAATGATTTTACCCCAGTGCCATATTTAACCAACATTGCTTGGTTTGCTAATATGCCATTTTATGTAGACGAGCGCGTGCTTATTCCACGTTCGCCATTTGCAGAGTTAATTAATAACCGTTTTACCCCCTGGCTTGAAGAGCCTGAGTCGGTTAAGCGTATTTTAGATTTATGTACGGGTTCTGGTTGTATTGCGATTGCGCTTGCACAAGCGTTTGAAAATGCGCAGGTAGATGCGGTTGATATTTCTTATGAAGCTCTAGAAGTAGCCGACATAAATATTACAGACTACCAGTTAAGTGAACGAGTATTGCCAATTCAGTCAGATGTGTTTAGTGGTGTACCAGGGCAAACATATGACCTGATCATAGCTAATCCGCCGTATGTTGATGCTGAGGACATGGCCGACTTACCGCGTGAGTTTCATCATGAACCAGAACTTGGTTTGGCTTCAGGCCACGACGGCCTAGACGTAACCCGCACTATATTAAGCGAAGCAAGTAAGCACCTTACTGCAAACGGTTTGTTGTTTGTAGAGGTAGGTAACTCTATGGTACATATGGATGCATTGTATCCGGGTGCGCCATTTGAATGGGTGGAGTTTGAACAAGGTGGTTTAGGTGTGTTTGTTATTAGCAAACAGCAACTTGATACTTACTTTGCAGATAAATAA
- the aroC gene encoding chorismate synthase, which yields MAGNSIGQLFKVSTFGESHGVALGGVVDGTPAGLEITEADLQIDLDRRKPGQSRYTTQRREDDQIKILSGVFEGKTTGTSIGLLIENTDQRSKDYGKIKEVFRPGHGDYTYWHKYGLRDYRGGGRSSARETAIRVAAGSIAKKYLKQFHGIEIKACLSQLGPIKADVFDWNEVENNLFFFPDVSKLEALDEYMRGLKKQGDSVGAKVKVVASNVPVGLGEPVFDRLDAELAHSLMSINAVKGVEIGDGFDVIEQKGSEHRDELTPNGFTSNHAGGVLAGISTGQDIIASIALKPTSSITIPGNSINTENEAVEMITKGRHDPCVGIRAVPIAEAMMAITLMDHLLRQRGQNPHVHHEHGPIPGSV from the coding sequence ATGGCAGGTAATAGCATTGGACAGTTATTTAAAGTGTCTACTTTTGGTGAAAGCCACGGCGTTGCATTAGGCGGCGTTGTTGATGGTACACCAGCAGGTCTTGAAATCACCGAGGCCGACCTACAAATAGATTTAGACCGTCGTAAACCGGGGCAAAGTCGTTATACCACGCAGCGCCGTGAAGACGATCAGATAAAAATTCTTTCAGGCGTTTTTGAAGGTAAAACCACAGGTACTAGCATAGGTTTACTGATTGAAAACACCGATCAACGCTCAAAAGACTACGGCAAAATTAAAGAAGTGTTTCGCCCAGGTCATGGCGATTACACCTATTGGCATAAATACGGCCTGCGCGATTATCGCGGTGGTGGTCGCTCATCAGCGCGCGAAACGGCAATTCGTGTTGCTGCGGGCTCTATTGCTAAAAAATACTTAAAACAATTTCATGGTATCGAAATAAAAGCCTGCTTAAGTCAGTTAGGGCCGATTAAAGCAGACGTTTTTGATTGGAACGAAGTTGAAAACAACTTATTCTTTTTTCCTGATGTGAGCAAGTTAGAAGCACTTGATGAGTATATGCGCGGCCTTAAAAAGCAAGGTGACTCAGTAGGCGCAAAAGTAAAAGTAGTGGCAAGTAATGTACCTGTAGGGTTAGGCGAGCCAGTATTTGACAGATTAGACGCTGAACTTGCGCATTCATTAATGAGCATTAACGCGGTAAAAGGTGTTGAAATTGGCGACGGCTTTGATGTAATTGAGCAAAAAGGCTCAGAGCACCGCGATGAACTAACACCTAATGGTTTCACTTCAAACCATGCGGGCGGTGTATTAGCCGGTATTTCTACGGGGCAAGATATTATTGCTTCTATTGCGCTAAAACCTACCTCAAGCATTACTATACCGGGTAACAGTATCAATACTGAAAACGAAGCGGTTGAGATGATCACCAAAGGTCGTCACGATCCGTGTGTAGGTATTCGTGCTGTGCCAATTGCTGAGGCGATGATGGCCATTACTTTAATGGATCATTTGCTACGTCAACGTGGACAAAACCCACATGTACACCACGAGCATGGGCCGATACCCGGTTCGGTATAA